From the Streptococcus halotolerans genome, the window AAAAAAGCTAAGATTGCCAGCAACCTTAGACTTTTTGTCCTTCTTCTTGTTCTTCTTTTGCGATTTGTTCTTTAATTTTACGTTCTTCTTCCTCTTTTGCAAGACGTTCCATTTCCGCTTTACGGCGAACAGATTCACGCTTTGCAACTGGATCTGGATGAATGGTTACATATCCTGCTTCAATCTCTTCCAAGGCACGAAGAGTCGATTTTTCAGATTTAAATTCTTTAGTGGCTTTGGCACCAGCTTCTAATTCATGGGCACGTTTAGCTTGTAGAATAACCAATGAATATTTCGAAGGCACTTTATCCAATAATTTATCAATAGAAGGTTTTAACATCATAAGCGTTTTATCTCTTTTCTAAATCCTATTTACTAGCGCTTGTCTTTGCAATCATTTTATCGTAACGACCGATAACACGTTCGACACGGAAATGCTCCGCTTCAATAATACGTTTAACACGTTCCGCAGCGAGTGGTACTTCGTCGTTAACAACAGCATAATCGTATTCACGCATAAGGGCTATCTCTTCACGTGCGCGTTCGATACGACGCGCAATAACTTCTTGGCTATCCGTTCCGCGACCAACTAGACGGTCTTCTAATTCTTCCAAATCTGGAGGTGTTAGAAAAACAAAGACACCATCAGGCACTTTCTTCTTGACTTGGATAGCTCCTTGCACTTCAATCTCAAGAAAAACATCAATTCCTTTGTCTAGTGTTTCGTTAACATAGGTGAGTGGCGTTCCGTAGTAATTACCAACGTACTCTGCATATTCTAACATTTGCCCTTGACGAATCAGTTCCTCAAACTCTTCGCGGGTTCTAAAGAAATAATCAACACCATCAACTTCACCAGGTCTTTGAGGACGTGTCGTCATAGACACTGAATACTCAAACTTATGATCTGGCGTCGAAAAAATTTCTTGTCTAACTGTTCCTTTTCCAACACCCGATGGTCCAGAAAAAACAATTAACAAACCACGTTCAGACATGATGTTCTCCTTAAAAGTATTTTCTATCTATTATACCAAATAGGTGAGATATTTCAAGCTGATTGAGTCTCTTTACCCAACTTATATAATATTCGAAAATACTAACTTTTTAATTAAGTCGAGGATAAAAAAATCCTATTTACAGCACCAGTGGAGTAACGAGGTTTCAACTTAATAGATCTGAATTGAAAAATGTCACATCATTTTAGTAAAAAAAGCAAGATGATCTATCTTTGACGAAGTTTCTAAGCCTACTCAGAGAAAACTTCTAGTCGCTCGAGTCCCTGACAATGCATCCTATTAGATCTAAAAATAAGCATTAGTTTTTTAGAGATAATCCTTTGTGATTAACGATTTGCTAGCCACCAGTTAATCTATTCACGTCTCAGTTCTGAAAGGTCTCAAACGTTCTAACATAAAGACAATTCATGTAAAATCATATATTCCACTATATCAAAAAGACCAATGTATTCATTATCGTTCTATTAGAAGTCATTTGAACCATCATAAAACAAAGCGCTTTTCTCCAAAATAGTGATGCCGGCATCTTTTTTCAACGTCCAAAACCATCAAAAAACAACGACCTTTCCCTTATGGATATAAGGAACAAGGCCGCTGCCTAATTTTTCATAATATTGTCCACTTGACAGTGAGCCACTTAGATTGCATTCCTCTTCTATGAGATACTACAAGTGACAAGGAGAGCTTTATTTGAGAAATAGACTTTACAGAGACATTGACTCATTTTCATTTACTACTTTTTTAGCGAAAGATGGTGACTCATTTTTCTTTCTTTAACTTCCTCAAACCCCAGATACTTCCTAAGAGAAGTACTAGAGCCACACTGCAATAATGAACAGCATCTTGCAAATGGGAATCTTCCACATTTTTTCGATTTTTTTTCACAACAAGCCTACCTGATTGGTGCTGCGTTTGATTCTTGTCTGCTGCTTTATTATTGGTTAACTCATAATTTGTCTCAGATGCATTTTTCGCACCAACGCGTTCTTCTTTTCTAGAAGAAACCACTCGTGCTTCAGAAGCATCATCACCTGTTGGTGACACAGAGTTCAACTCTGTCTTTGGTCCAACTTGTGTCGAAGTGGAGCGAGGTGTCTCTAGAATCCGTGGACTAGCAGTGTCAGATACTGACTTATGATTCTTGTCTGGATTCTTCAACTCAGATTTTTGACCGATCTCAGGCGAGAAAGGAGTCTCTGGGATAACACTTGAACTAATTTCGCTCTTTGTGCCTATTGCTAAATCAGAACCAGTATTATCTGTCACTGGTGAATCAGGAGTCAATACAGACTGAGTATTGATTTCTGTCCTTGATTGATCTGGAGTATCCATAGGAACTTGTGGAACAATCTCGCTTTTGGCATCAATCGTTACTTCCGAATCTGCTTGTGGTACAACGCGGGTTGTTGATGAAGCTTCAGCGTTATCTGAACGGCCTTTCAATTCAGGTTTTTGACCGATCTCAGGCGAGAAAGGAGTCTCTGGGGTAACACTTGAACTAATTTCGCTCTTTGTACTTATCGCCAGATCTGAATCGATTGATGGTACAACGCGAGCTGTTGATGTGTCTTTGGTGTTGCCGGTAGAGACCTTCAACTTGGTTTTAGAAGCGATTTCAGTATCCGTTAAACGAGAGGTTTTTGGAACTTCTGGAGCTGAAACAGATGGGTTCAGACTTTTTAATACTGTTTTGGGACCTACTTGGGTAGCCGTGGAGCGTGGAATCTCTGGGATTCGCGGAATTTCCATGTCAGTTTCTGAATCATTAGTCTTGATCGGAATCTTAGACTCAGGCTTCGTACCAATTTCTGTCTTGGATTGGTCTGGAGCGTCAGTAGGGACTTGTGAAACAAGCACTGTCTTAGAACCAATCGCTACATTAGAATCAGTTGATGGAACCACGCGGGCTGTTGATGTATCTTCGGTGTTACCGGCAGAAACTTTCAACTCAGTTTTAGGGCCTATCTGCGTATCAGTCGAACGGGGAACCTCTGGAATCTTCAACTCAGGCTTCGTACCAATGTCGGTCTTAGATTGGTCTGGAGTGTCAGTTGGAACTGATGCAACAAGCACAGTTTTAGAACCAATCGCTACATTAGAATCAGTTGATGGAACCATGCGAGCTGTTGACGAATCATTGGTATCACTTGTAGAAACTTTCAACTTCGTTTTAGGACCTATATGAGTATCAGTCGAACGGGGCGTCTCCGAAACACTTGGAAATTCTGGAGTTGAAGCAGATGGGGCCATACTCTTCAATTCTGTTTTAGGACCTACTTGTGTATCAGTCGAACGAGGTGTCTCCTGAATACTTGGAACTTCTGGAGTTGAAGCAGATGGGGCCATACTCTTCAATTCTGTTTTAGGACCTACTTCAGTATCAGTTGAGCGAGGCGTCTCTGGAATCTTCAACTCAGACTTCGTACCAATTTCTGTATTGGATTGATCTGGAGTAACATTAGGAACTTGTGATACAAGCACAGTTTTAGAACCAATCGCTACATTAGGATCAGTTGATGGAACCACGCGAGCTGTTGAGGTATCTTCGGTGTTACCTGCAGAAACTTTCAACTTCGTTTTAGGGCCTATCTGCGTATCAGTCGAACGGGGAACCTCTGGAATCTTCAACTCAGGCTTCGTACCAATGTCTGTCTTAGATTGATCTGGAGTGTCAATTGGAACTGATGAAACAAGCACCGTTTTAGAACCAATTGCTACATTAGAATCAGTTGGCGGAACCACGTGGGCTGTTGAGGTATCTTCGGTGTTACCTGCAGAAACTTTCAACTTCGTTTTAGGGCCTATCTGCGTATCAGTCGAACGAGGTGTCTCCTGAATACTTGGAAATTCTGGAGTTGAAGCAGATGGGGCCATACTCTCCAATTCTGTTTTAGGACCTACTTCAGTATCAGTCGAACGTGAGGTATCTGGAATCTTCAACTCAGGCTTCGTACCAATTTCTGTCTTGGATTGGTCTGGAGCGTCAGTAGGGACTTGTGAAACAAGTACTGTCTTAGAACCAATTGCTACATCGGAATTAGTTGACGGAACAACACGGGCTGTTGAGGTATCTTCGGTGTTTCCTGTAGAAACTTTCAACTCGGTTTTAGGACCTATATGAGTATCTGTTGAACGAGGTATCTCCGAAATACTTGGAAATTCTGGAGTAGATGCAGCTGGACTCAGACTTCTCAATTCTGTTTTGGGTCCTATTTGAGTAGCCGTAGAGCGTGGAATCTCTGGGATTCGTGGGATTTCCATGTCAGTTTCTGAATCATTAGTCTTGATCGGAATCTTTAGCTCCGGCTTCGTACCAATGTCTGTCTTGGATTGGTCTGGAGTATCAGTTGGAACTGGTGAAACGAGAACTGTCTTAGAGCCAATTGCTACATTAGAATCAGTTGATGGTACAACGCGAGCTGTTGAGGTATCTTCAGCGTTACCTCTAGAGACTTTCAACTCTGTTTTAGGACCTATATGAGTATCTGTTGAACGAGGTGTTTCTGGAATACTTGGAGCGACTGGGGTTGAAACAGCCTTGTCGCTCTCTTCTTTGCTTTTTGCAAAATAATCCTTCCACTGCTGCTCACCTAAATCTAAGGTGTATAGGTTTCTAATAGCAACACCTTTACTACCGTCATAATTATTAGTAATATAGGCTTTTCCGTCTCTATCAACAACTGTGTAACGTTTTAAGCTTTGTAAAGGTTTGCCATCTTTAGCATCAATCACAGCCGTATGATCATCTGTGTCCGTTACATAGAGTGCCGTTAGTTTGCCACTGTTATCAAACTCAGCTCCCCAAACGTTAACAATGTGTCCTCTGTACTTATTGAACAGATAATCCACCGCCAAAGCTTTTTTTACCCTCAAAGCCTGTTTAATCTTGCTACCAAGAGATACAAGGTCGCTCACTTCTTCTCGGCTAGTGAGTAGCTTCTGTCCAAAAACATCTTTGAAGAAACCACCACGTTGGTCCAACGTCCCTTTTGTTTCTCTTTCTCGATAATTAGCTTCATTATTCACTTCATATTTACGGGCATCTGGATAGCCACTAAAAAATAGATCTAGTACTCTATGAGTATAAACAGATTTTGAAAAATAAGTCTTAAACAAGTCAAATAGTTGACTTTTATGTCCTCCCTCATAGTTCCGATGCTCTCGCAAATCAATTGGTTTATAATTATCTGGTGTTACAACCCCATTTGTAGCAGATTCTTCTAGATATTTGTCCACATACTCTTTATTATTAGCTAGCCACCAATGAAGCATATTAGCTGCTACACCTGCTGAACAAAGTCCAAAGTCACCACTATTTGCAGTATAATCTTTATTGGCATCAAAAAGTTGACTGCCGTCTTTATAAGGCGCTGTGTAGTAACCTTGATAATATTCTTTCTGCCATGTCAATTCATCCTTATTCGGCCTCGACACTCCATGAGTCCATTCTTGACTCTCTGATATTATTGGAGGTGTATAACTATCTTTAACTGATTTCAAAGGCTCTGGTTTCGATACAACTTCTTCAACAGTCGTTGTGGTAGCAGAGGAAGCATCCGCAAGAGGTTCTTGAGTTGCAACCGACGAGCTATTATCCATTTCTTGTGCTGAGTCAGGGGAAACCTCTCTTGCTTCACTGCTTGTCTCAGAATTTAACTGCTCTAATTCTGGTGTAACTTCTGATTCTGACGTAACTTCTGGTTCTGGTGAAACTTCTGGAACAAGATTTTCTTGTTCTTGAACCAAGGTAGCCTGCCCTACATTATTTCCGCTAGCCAAAAGATTTCCGGTTGCTTCCGTTTCGTTTGCTAATGCAGGGGTAGCGCTTCCAACTGCAAGTATAGCTAAAACACTTGCTCCAAATAGCCACTGTTTACCTGATTTCCACATTCTAAAGTGTCCAATTTTATGTTTAACTAATTTATTATACATAACACATATTCCTCCAATTTTAGACATTTTCCATCATTTAGAATAACATATTAGAATATAGATGCAATAAAAATATAATAAAATTACACAAAAAACACATAAATTAAAAATAGCAACAATTAAACATTAACCGAACTGCCATCAATACGGCTTCGTAAACTATTATATGGCAGTGATAACAAGCTAAAAGGCACACTTTTTGTACAACAGCTATAACGTGTCTTTGGTTAATACGATACTGATAGGCATTTGTTATAAAGGCTAGAAAAGGTACTTCACCAATAGATATAAGGTCTAAATTTCAGTGCTATCTCCTCCAATGAGCTTAAAATATTAAGGTTTAGACCTTACATTTCAAATATTTGAAATCTCTCAGTGATTCAACTCACCAAAACTTCAAAGTTCAAACCCTACTTGAACTCCACCTAAATTCTTCTCTCGTCATTGCACACGCGCTTCATCAGAAACTTATTCTGAGGTAAAAATCAGGATCGACTGGTACTTCTTCGTTATAAGAAAGTGTTTACCTGCCAAAATAAGTCTGCCAGCATGATTTTGACCCCACCTATCATCGACCTTAAAAGAACTTATTGTGACATTCCTTATTAATGCCGATAAAATATCGTACAAATCTTCTAATAAGGGATTTTTATTAGAAAGAAATTAAACAACTTACTAAAAACAAACGACCAAAGACCGTCAACTTAATATCGAAAACTAAGTAGTGTCCTTTAACGTAACTACTGAATGAATCAACATTCTTAAGAAATGATGAACTAGAGAATTTTTTCGATATGCTTTATTGCTAAGCACTTTAAAACGATCACCGTTTTAAACAAACAAAAAAAGAGAACCATATTTGATTCTCTTCTTAGTTGATATAATCCCTCTACAATCGACAAAGCCTTTTTATTTGGCGTAGTCAATAGCACGGAATTCTCGAATAACGGTTACCTTAATATTTCCTGGGTAATCTAAGTTACTTTCAATTTTTTCCCGAACTTTATGTGACAGAGTTGTTACCTGATCATCACTTAATTTCTTAGGATGAACCATAATTCTGATTTCACGTCCAGCTTGCAAGGCAAAACTATTTTGAACACCATCAAAACTAGAGGCAATTTCTTCTAATTCACGTAGGCGTTTTATGTAGTTTTCCATCGATTCGTTTCGCGCACCTGGTCGCGCGGAACTCAAAGCATCTGCTGCTGCAACTAGAACGGCGATAACACTATCTGGTTCGACATCACCGTGATGGCTTGCAATTGCATTGACAACGATTGGATTTTCTTTATATTTGCGAGCAAATTCTGTACCAATCTCAACATGACTTCCTTCGACCTCACGATCAATGGCTTTTCCCATGTCATGTAAGAATCCAGCACGACGAGCAAGCGATACATTTTCACCCAGTTCACCAGCCATGATACCAGCGAGTTTACCAACCTCAACTGAATGACGAAGGACATTTTGTCCGTATGATGTCCTAAACTGCAAGCGTCCCATGATTTTAATCAAATCAGGATGAAGGTTGGGAGCACCGATTTCGTAAGCGGCTTCTTCACCGTATTCACGGATACGATTATCCAGTTCCTGACGATTCTTCTCAACAAGTTCCTCAATTCGAGCCGGATGAATACGACCATCAGCAATCAAGGCTTCCAGAGTCATTCTTGCAATTTCGCGACGAATAGGATCAAAACCAGACAGAACAACCACTTCTGGCGTATCATCTATGATGATATCAATACCTGTTAAACTTTCCAAGGTACGAATATTGCGACCTTCACGTCCAATAATACGACCTTTCATACTGTCGTCTGGTAAATGAACCGTCGTAATAGTCTGTTCTGTAACGTACTCGCCAGCCATGCGTTGCATAGCTTGGGAAAGCAAATTTTTGGCAATTTTAGTCGACTTATCTTTTATTTCTTGCTCTGCTTCACGGATCTTAGTTGCAATCTCATGCGTCAACTTAGATTCCGTATCCATCAAGATAACTTCACGTGCTTCTGCAATGGTCATATGACCAACACGTTCCAGTTCGGCACGCTTTTCATCTTCTATTTCGCTAATTTGATTTTCGCGTTCATCGATATGTTTAGATTTATCAAAAAGACTTTGTTCTTTAGATTCGAGTGTTTTTTCTTTTATAGCTAAATTTTCATCCTTACGGTCGAGCGAATAAGCACGTTCGGTTAAACGATTTTCTCTTTCTTTCAACTCTTGTTTATCAGCTTTAAATTCCTGGTCAACTTCTTCTCGATATTTTCTTGCTTCTTCCTTTGCTTCTAGAAGGAGCTCTTTTTGATGAGCAATGCTTTCTCTCTCAGCTGTTTTACGAATCGCTTGCGCTTCCATCTCTGCCTTTCCGCGCAGGTTAACAGCATCCTGTTCAGCATTTAACAATGTTAATTCCGCTGCTTCCTTTGAAGATTTCATCTTCATCGTCATGATAGCGTAACCAACAGCTAAACCAATGAGGGCAAAAATCAATGTTAAAACAACAATTCCTAACATCTTATTTACCTCAAAATTCTAAGGTTTTAATATAGTCAAAACCACTTTTAAGTTTATCATATTTTAAGTCTTTTCACAATGGAAAATCAGCGAAAGACCTCTCTACCAAATTATGATATGATAAGCATATAAAAAGAATTGGAGGCGCTTATGTCAAAAGAAGTTATTGTTGAAAGTTTTGAACTTGACCACACCATCGTTAAGGCACCTTATGTAAGGCTTATTTCTGAAGAATCCGGTCCAGTTGGTGATGTTATTACCAATTTCGATATCCGATTGGTTCAACCAAACGAAGATGCTATCCCAACTGCTGGGTTACACACCATCGAACATCTATTAGCCAAACTCATCCGTGAACGAATGGACGGTTTGATTGACTGTTCCCCATTTGGCTGCCGAACAGGTTTTCACATGATTATGTGGGGCAGACAAGAAGCCACTGAAGTCGCTAAAGTGATAAAATCATCGCTAGAAGAAATTGCCAACGTTACTTCTTGGGATGATGTCCCTGGTACAACCATTGAATCTTGTGGAAACTATAAAGACCATAGCCTTTTTTCTGCTAAAGAATGGGCAAAAGTCATCTTAGAAAAAGGGATTTCTGACAACGCTTTTGAGCGTCATGTCGTTTAGAATAACAAAAAAGAGGGAACTCCCTCTTTTTTTCTATAAACTTAATAATCAAGATTATCCGCATTTCCTGGTTTATTACCAACGAAGTAACCTGTTTTAGCATTAATCGAGAACAGATAGGTGCCATCTGGTTTGAACATGTTGTAATAACCATTACCATTGACAATATTAACACGTTCAAGAATATAGTTGTTTCCGGAAATATTGCCGCGGGCTTGGGCTTTCCCAACAACAGTCTCTAAAACACCAGGAGCAAAGTTCCAGGCAGCATTCCCAGAATCAGCAATGGCTGCTTCATTATAAGGAACACGGCTGAGATTTCGCTGTAAGCTAGCGGCATCGTAACCGGAAATACCATAGGATGGCGCAACAGGTGCTGCTGGGGCAGCTTCTTGATTGTTTTGAGATGGCGCAGCAGCTTGGCTCTCTGTTCGAGAAGCAGCCGCAGCTTCTTCTTCAGCGGCTTTTGATGCACTTTCACTAGCAGCAACACTTGATTGACGACTAGCTTCTGCTTCAGCAGCACTACTATCCTTAACACCTTTTAATTCATCTCTGCCTTTTTTGACAGCTTTTTGCAATAAATTATCCAAACTTGCATTACCTGTGTTTAAGGTTCCAACTGATAAATCATCAAAATTAGCATCCGCCTTAGGTTTGGCTGAATCAACTAACTCCCCATCGACAATAACTGCCTTGTCAAATTTGGCATTGACAGCTTGAATACCATCAATTTGCTCCTTCAAGTTATCATATTTTTCTTTAGCAGCATCATAAAACTTTGTACCCTCTAGTTTTTTAAGCGCTATTTCTAACTCAGGAAGTTTCCCAAACTCACTATTTTTAAGTTTAACGGCCTTGTCGTCGGTAAAGAAACCATCATACATTTCTCCAAAAGCTTCGTTATCCTTAATCGATTGAGCCGTGGCATGTTTACCAGATGCATCCAACGCTTTGCGGCTACTACTTGAAGCTGTCGAAGGGCTTGAAGCAGCCTCTTTTTTATTAAATTGGTTGACACCATAGCTGATTCCAAAAACGCTTAAAAGGAGTAATAACAAACCTACTAAAATAGGGACCTTCCTCTTATAAAAAGGTTTGTCATCCAAGTCACTAGAATCTTTCAAAATAGAATCATCTTCAGGCTCTGCAGATATGCTAGCAACTGCTGCCTGCTCGTCAGCATTATTATCTCCCAAGTCTGATGATGACATAACTGCCGCTGTTGTTTCCATATCAGCGTTTACTTCTGAAGCCGCTAAATCAGATTCTGAATCAATCGAGTCATGTTCAACTTCTGCGCGTTGTTTTTTAATAAAGTCATCCAAAGTCGCCGTATCTAGGTCTTCTAAATTAACTTCTCTAGTCTCAAATTTTTGAGATGCGACCTCATCAGGATGCTGCTTAATATACTTATCTAAGATACTATCTTCGTCTGTTATGCCCGCTTTGATTTCCGCATCTTTTCTGACAGCTTCACCAACCGTTAAATCTTTAGCCTTATCAAAGTCTAGATTATCATTTTCTTTGGTCATACAAGTCCTCTCTATTTAGCCTCTTTTCGTTTGACACGTTGGCCAAAATATTGGTACAAATCAACTTTTAAAGTACCATTATATAATTTTCGTTTTTTATCCGCTAAGCTACCATACTTGGTTTCAAAAGCTTCATCACTGGTCAAGATAAATTTGCTCCAAGTCGTTAATGGCGCGAAGGTTTGACCCATTTCATTATACAAGATGTCGATAGCTTTGTCATCAAGAAGTCGCTCGCCGTATGGTGGATTTGAGATGATAACTCCGTTGATTTTATTAGTTTTTAGATCCTGAAGACGCATTTGTTTCAATTTGATAACATCTGCCAGTCCAGCTTCTTCTGCATTCTTTTTAGCAATGTCAACCATACGACCATCGATATCAGAACCAGTGATATCCAGTTCAATATCATAATTAGCCTTTGATTCTGCTTCATCCCGAACTTCCTGAACTAAGTCCTTAGATACCCAAGACCAATTTTCAAAAGCAAAATCTCGATTAAAACCTGGTGCGATGTTCATCCCAATCATAGCTGCTTCTATACAGAATGTCCCAGACCCACAGGTTGGATCAATTAAAGGTTTGTCGGGGTACCAATTACTTAGCATCAGGATAGCTGCTGCCATATTTTCCTTAATAGGAGCACCACCTTTTTCTACCCGATAACCGCGTTTGAAAAGACTCGAACCAGTTGTATCGATCATAACAGTGGCAATATCTTTTAATAAAGAAACTTCGATTTTATATTCAGGTCCATTTTCTATCAAGGGAACACCCTCAGGACGATGGTAAATTTTTTGAAGTTTTTTGACAACAGCCTTTTTACTGATAGCTTGAACGCTCGGCTCGTTATGAAGTTTCGATTTAACACACTTCGCTTTAGAAATCGGAAAAGTCGAACCTAGTGGTAAATAATGATCCCAATCTAAGCCATAAACACCTTGAAACAATTCTTCAAAGGTTCTAGCTGGAAATTGTCCAACCACGATTTTAATACGGTCCGCAGCACGTAACCATAGATTAGTTTCTACAATAGTCTTGACAGTTCCCTGAAATCTAACTTTGCCATTTTCGACTTGACACTCGATTCCTAAGTCTCTGATTTCACGTCCCACAACTGCTTCAAGTCCAGCTGCTGCTGTAGCGATCAATTCAAATGTTTCTTTCATTTTTACTTCTTTCACTTTTTTACTGTTAAATAAAAGCTAGCCTAAGCTAGCTAAACCTATTATGTAATTTTCTATAAGCCATGTTTTGTTCAGAAGCTGACTAGGAACCAACTTCCTCGATAATCATCTGTCTACTGCTAAAGCAGTTAAGATAGTTCTGTTCGTCTTCCAGCTATCTCATGCCCCGACCAAAGTTTGGGTTGCTAGCTTGAGGGGTTTACCGCGTTCCACTTTTTAGGTTTCCCTAAAAACTTCGTCACTGTGGCACTTTCAAGGTTACTGAGGCATATCCAGAGAACTTAGCCATTTTACCTGCCGTAACGTATCACCGACACGTCCCTAGGCTTATTTTTTCGCCTAGCACAAACACTACCGGCATCACAGCCAGTGCTAGCATGGACTTTCCTCATAGTATTCTTATACTACGCGATTATCCGAAAATTACACAGGAATAATCTATTCCGTGATTTGTTTTCCAAAAACTTCTTTTTCTAATCGAC encodes:
- a CDS encoding cell division site-positioning protein MapZ family protein, which gives rise to MTKENDNLDFDKAKDLTVGEAVRKDAEIKAGITDEDSILDKYIKQHPDEVASQKFETREVNLEDLDTATLDDFIKKQRAEVEHDSIDSESDLAASEVNADMETTAAVMSSSDLGDNNADEQAAVASISAEPEDDSILKDSSDLDDKPFYKRKVPILVGLLLLLLSVFGISYGVNQFNKKEAASSPSTASSSSRKALDASGKHATAQSIKDNEAFGEMYDGFFTDDKAVKLKNSEFGKLPELEIALKKLEGTKFYDAAKEKYDNLKEQIDGIQAVNAKFDKAVIVDGELVDSAKPKADANFDDLSVGTLNTGNASLDNLLQKAVKKGRDELKGVKDSSAAEAEASRQSSVAASESASKAAEEEAAAASRTESQAAAPSQNNQEAAPAAPVAPSYGISGYDAASLQRNLSRVPYNEAAIADSGNAAWNFAPGVLETVVGKAQARGNISGNNYILERVNIVNGNGYYNMFKPDGTYLFSINAKTGYFVGNKPGNADNLDY
- a CDS encoding S-ribosylhomocysteine lyase, whose amino-acid sequence is MSKEVIVESFELDHTIVKAPYVRLISEESGPVGDVITNFDIRLVQPNEDAIPTAGLHTIEHLLAKLIRERMDGLIDCSPFGCRTGFHMIMWGRQEATEVAKVIKSSLEEIANVTSWDDVPGTTIESCGNYKDHSLFSAKEWAKVILEKGISDNAFERHVV
- the gmk gene encoding guanylate kinase, giving the protein MSERGLLIVFSGPSGVGKGTVRQEIFSTPDHKFEYSVSMTTRPQRPGEVDGVDYFFRTREEFEELIRQGQMLEYAEYVGNYYGTPLTYVNETLDKGIDVFLEIEVQGAIQVKKKVPDGVFVFLTPPDLEELEDRLVGRGTDSQEVIARRIERAREEIALMREYDYAVVNDEVPLAAERVKRIIEAEHFRVERVIGRYDKMIAKTSASK
- a CDS encoding ribonuclease Y gives rise to the protein MLGIVVLTLIFALIGLAVGYAIMTMKMKSSKEAAELTLLNAEQDAVNLRGKAEMEAQAIRKTAERESIAHQKELLLEAKEEARKYREEVDQEFKADKQELKERENRLTERAYSLDRKDENLAIKEKTLESKEQSLFDKSKHIDERENQISEIEDEKRAELERVGHMTIAEAREVILMDTESKLTHEIATKIREAEQEIKDKSTKIAKNLLSQAMQRMAGEYVTEQTITTVHLPDDSMKGRIIGREGRNIRTLESLTGIDIIIDDTPEVVVLSGFDPIRREIARMTLEALIADGRIHPARIEELVEKNRQELDNRIREYGEEAAYEIGAPNLHPDLIKIMGRLQFRTSYGQNVLRHSVEVGKLAGIMAGELGENVSLARRAGFLHDMGKAIDREVEGSHVEIGTEFARKYKENPIVVNAIASHHGDVEPDSVIAVLVAAADALSSARPGARNESMENYIKRLRELEEIASSFDGVQNSFALQAGREIRIMVHPKKLSDDQVTTLSHKVREKIESNLDYPGNIKVTVIREFRAIDYAK
- the rpoZ gene encoding DNA-directed RNA polymerase subunit omega, producing MMLKPSIDKLLDKVPSKYSLVILQAKRAHELEAGAKATKEFKSEKSTLRALEEIEAGYVTIHPDPVAKRESVRRKAEMERLAKEEEERKIKEQIAKEEQEEGQKV
- a CDS encoding IdeS/Mac family cysteine endopeptidase (This family includes IgM or IgG-cleaving cysteine proteases.); its protein translation is MYNKLVKHKIGHFRMWKSGKQWLFGASVLAILAVGSATPALANETEATGNLLASGNNVGQATLVQEQENLVPEVSPEPEVTSESEVTPELEQLNSETSSEAREVSPDSAQEMDNSSSVATQEPLADASSATTTTVEEVVSKPEPLKSVKDSYTPPIISESQEWTHGVSRPNKDELTWQKEYYQGYYTAPYKDGSQLFDANKDYTANSGDFGLCSAGVAANMLHWWLANNKEYVDKYLEESATNGVVTPDNYKPIDLREHRNYEGGHKSQLFDLFKTYFSKSVYTHRVLDLFFSGYPDARKYEVNNEANYRERETKGTLDQRGGFFKDVFGQKLLTSREEVSDLVSLGSKIKQALRVKKALAVDYLFNKYRGHIVNVWGAEFDNSGKLTALYVTDTDDHTAVIDAKDGKPLQSLKRYTVVDRDGKAYITNNYDGSKGVAIRNLYTLDLGEQQWKDYFAKSKEESDKAVSTPVAPSIPETPRSTDTHIGPKTELKVSRGNAEDTSTARVVPSTDSNVAIGSKTVLVSPVPTDTPDQSKTDIGTKPELKIPIKTNDSETDMEIPRIPEIPRSTATQIGPKTELRSLSPAASTPEFPSISEIPRSTDTHIGPKTELKVSTGNTEDTSTARVVPSTNSDVAIGSKTVLVSQVPTDAPDQSKTEIGTKPELKIPDTSRSTDTEVGPKTELESMAPSASTPEFPSIQETPRSTDTQIGPKTKLKVSAGNTEDTSTAHVVPPTDSNVAIGSKTVLVSSVPIDTPDQSKTDIGTKPELKIPEVPRSTDTQIGPKTKLKVSAGNTEDTSTARVVPSTDPNVAIGSKTVLVSQVPNVTPDQSNTEIGTKSELKIPETPRSTDTEVGPKTELKSMAPSASTPEVPSIQETPRSTDTQVGPKTELKSMAPSASTPEFPSVSETPRSTDTHIGPKTKLKVSTSDTNDSSTARMVPSTDSNVAIGSKTVLVASVPTDTPDQSKTDIGTKPELKIPEVPRSTDTQIGPKTELKVSAGNTEDTSTARVVPSTDSNVAIGSKTVLVSQVPTDAPDQSKTEIGTKPESKIPIKTNDSETDMEIPRIPEIPRSTATQVGPKTVLKSLNPSVSAPEVPKTSRLTDTEIASKTKLKVSTGNTKDTSTARVVPSIDSDLAISTKSEISSSVTPETPFSPEIGQKPELKGRSDNAEASSTTRVVPQADSEVTIDAKSEIVPQVPMDTPDQSRTEINTQSVLTPDSPVTDNTGSDLAIGTKSEISSSVIPETPFSPEIGQKSELKNPDKNHKSVSDTASPRILETPRSTSTQVGPKTELNSVSPTGDDASEARVVSSRKEERVGAKNASETNYELTNNKAADKNQTQHQSGRLVVKKNRKNVEDSHLQDAVHYCSVALVLLLGSIWGLRKLKKEK